From Arcticibacter tournemirensis, one genomic window encodes:
- a CDS encoding DUF3823 domain-containing protein, producing the protein MKKEFNYILAVLLIVLASCAKDNYDAPSSTFQGRITYQGEPVNVEEGQVRFQLWESGWGKLTAIDVAIKQDGGFSALLFDAQYKLVFPSGQGPFMTMSNGASKDTTNLTLNGNQTMDIEVIPYYMVRNAQFTYNSGNITAHCRIDKIISDANAKDIERVTLYINKTQFVSGGTQIANADLAISPSTDWTNVNMSVSVPAMVPAQNYVFARIGVKIAGVEDLVFSPVMKVEF; encoded by the coding sequence ATGAAAAAGGAATTTAATTATATACTGGCGGTATTATTAATAGTCCTTGCCTCCTGCGCAAAGGATAATTATGACGCACCCTCATCGACTTTCCAGGGAAGAATTACCTATCAGGGAGAGCCTGTAAACGTGGAAGAGGGCCAGGTGCGCTTCCAATTATGGGAAAGCGGATGGGGAAAACTGACAGCGATAGATGTAGCCATTAAACAGGACGGCGGATTTTCTGCACTTCTTTTCGATGCTCAATACAAGCTGGTCTTCCCTTCAGGGCAGGGGCCTTTTATGACCATGTCTAACGGCGCCTCAAAAGATACCACAAATTTAACTCTCAATGGGAATCAAACGATGGACATTGAAGTTATTCCTTACTATATGGTAAGGAACGCTCAGTTTACGTACAACTCAGGAAATATTACAGCGCATTGCCGTATTGATAAGATTATAAGCGATGCAAATGCCAAAGATATAGAAAGAGTGACTTTGTATATCAATAAAACTCAGTTCGTTTCTGGCGGTACTCAGATAGCAAATGCCGACCTTGCTATAAGTCCTTCTACCGACTGGACTAACGTGAACATGAGTGTGTCTGTACCGGCCATGGTACCTGCACAGAATTATGTGTTTGCCAGGATTGGCGTGAAGATAGCGGGTGTTGAAGATCTCGTTTTTTCCCCCGTTATGAAGGTTGAATTTTAG
- a CDS encoding RagB/SusD family nutrient uptake outer membrane protein, whose product MKKIFNAIIFLFLFLAVSCNEDDFLNRPPTSILEEETVWKDQISILAVLGDLYNRYYDFGSLENWQSLSDADFNESFPSAAGDYGMVQNNDYGYGWWSSWDYGYIRDLNLFIQKCSAATAIESSLRDRFVAEARFLRASYYFELVKRMGGVPLILEPLEYNYSGDPTYLQFPRSKESEIYDFVISEAEAVKSVLPVDIEEKSRATKAAALAMESRAALYAASIAKYGVNTPQVSLPGGEVGIPASMANSYYEKALTAAQEIISGSAGTYSLYTRKPDLSENFSSLFYDKNSNPEPIFVEDFRLKTAKVHGFTIVNQPRYRAEEEEGGRINPSLNLVESFEKLDNTFAPLDISKSYAGPTDLFAGRDARLGGTVILPGTSFKGRQVDIWGGFQLADGSIVTASRRGGEAQLPGKTGNEQVVGFDGPVDGEEFTAQAGFYLRKYLDPAKGSGQRGVQSEVWFIRYRYAEILLNAAEAAFELGRPAVALPYINEVRARAGLTTPLTTADLSFNRIAHERRVELAFEGHYFYDMKRWRLAHIIWDGNAMSAAELTTNIGAATKRNTQPYGLIPYKIYNPSSTENGRWVFRITRPGKVTGADRFRLGNYYSYIGDDVINNNPKIVRNPNQ is encoded by the coding sequence ATGAAAAAGATATTTAATGCCATCATATTCCTGTTTTTATTTCTGGCTGTGAGTTGTAATGAGGACGACTTCCTCAACCGGCCTCCAACGAGCATTCTTGAAGAGGAAACAGTTTGGAAAGATCAGATTAGCATTCTGGCTGTGCTCGGCGACTTATACAACCGGTATTACGATTTCGGATCCCTGGAAAACTGGCAATCTCTCTCCGATGCCGATTTTAATGAGTCTTTCCCTTCTGCCGCCGGTGACTACGGGATGGTGCAGAATAACGACTATGGGTACGGCTGGTGGAGCAGCTGGGATTATGGCTATATCCGCGACCTGAACTTGTTTATTCAAAAGTGCTCGGCAGCCACAGCTATTGAAAGCTCACTCAGAGATCGTTTTGTTGCAGAAGCAAGGTTCCTTCGCGCTTCTTATTATTTCGAATTGGTAAAGAGAATGGGGGGCGTGCCGTTAATATTAGAACCTCTGGAGTACAACTATAGCGGAGATCCTACCTATCTGCAATTCCCGCGTTCTAAAGAATCGGAAATTTATGATTTTGTTATCAGTGAGGCAGAAGCAGTAAAGTCGGTGTTGCCGGTTGATATAGAAGAGAAGTCGCGGGCAACCAAAGCCGCCGCCCTGGCTATGGAATCAAGAGCCGCGTTATACGCAGCTTCAATTGCTAAATATGGTGTAAATACTCCGCAGGTATCCTTGCCGGGGGGAGAAGTAGGAATTCCTGCTTCCATGGCAAACTCGTATTATGAAAAAGCGCTGACTGCGGCCCAGGAAATTATTAGCGGAAGCGCGGGCACATATTCCCTCTATACCAGGAAGCCTGATCTCTCTGAGAACTTCTCCAGCTTGTTCTACGATAAGAACAGTAACCCCGAACCGATTTTTGTAGAGGACTTCAGACTCAAAACGGCTAAGGTGCATGGTTTTACAATCGTGAACCAACCTCGTTACCGGGCAGAAGAGGAAGAGGGCGGAAGGATCAATCCTTCGTTAAATCTTGTGGAATCTTTTGAAAAACTGGATAATACCTTCGCTCCCCTGGATATTTCTAAAAGTTATGCGGGACCGACCGATCTTTTTGCCGGAAGGGACGCACGCTTAGGCGGAACGGTAATATTACCAGGAACATCGTTTAAAGGCAGGCAAGTGGATATCTGGGGAGGATTCCAACTGGCTGACGGCAGCATCGTAACGGCGTCCCGGAGAGGAGGAGAGGCTCAGCTCCCCGGAAAAACGGGCAACGAGCAGGTTGTAGGATTCGATGGCCCTGTGGATGGTGAAGAGTTTACGGCTCAAGCCGGATTTTATCTTCGCAAGTATCTTGATCCTGCCAAAGGTTCAGGCCAGCGTGGCGTTCAAAGTGAGGTATGGTTCATCCGTTACCGTTATGCGGAAATATTGCTTAACGCGGCGGAAGCAGCCTTTGAGCTGGGTCGCCCCGCTGTTGCCCTCCCGTATATTAATGAAGTAAGGGCAAGGGCCGGTCTCACGACACCGCTCACCACAGCCGACTTATCCTTCAATCGTATTGCGCATGAGAGAAGGGTGGAACTTGCCTTTGAAGGCCACTATTTCTACGATATGAAGCGCTGGAGGCTTGCTCATATTATATGGGACGGAAACGCCATGTCGGCAGCAGAGCTCACAACCAATATTGGAGCTGCTACTAAACGAAATACGCAACCCTATGGTTTAATCCCCTATAAAATATACAATCCTTCATCGACTGAAAACGGCCGCTGGGTATTCAGAATCACGCGACCTGGAAAGGTGACGGGGGCTGATCGTTTCCGGCTGGGGAATTATTACTCCTATATAGGAGATGATGTGATTAATAATAATCCTAAGATCGTGAGAAACCCGAACCAATAA
- a CDS encoding SusC/RagA family TonB-linked outer membrane protein, whose amino-acid sequence MKSCFNYSEAVRGLHRRLFFMRQSTVILLVLLLSCTGQFVHAQSVAVSGKVTDEKGEPLIGVSVRLKGTRTATSTNTKGEYSLSLPNGSGTLTFTYIGFNTKEVAVNNRTSVNVTLASSESALEEVVVVGYGTQKKESVTGAIASVTSKDLDRVHGGSTVSSGLAGKLPGVSFRMADGRPGASANIQIRNLGNPLYVIDGIQQDAGQFNNISPTDIESISVLKDASAAIYGVRAANGVVVVTTKRGKTGTRNTVNLDAYTGWQNWSRFPETVNSSYDYMLAKADAEMNSLSHSTNITLAELEKYRQGTEYGYQSFNWKDFIVKGNAPLTSVNLNATGGSDKINYYLSATRLDQQSVLGREFTFDRSNIQSNVDAKIAESLKVGVQINGRIETRDNPGVPGGDDYWQPRFAILRNLPTERPFANDNPAYINDIGHNETNWGYLNKEHAGYWREEWRVLQTNFNVDYQVPWVKGLTARGVYSYYIADKVMNGHEYTYETYTYNPADDTYRVTGGSTNPWRERGTEKKITNTYQAQLNYNNTFGKHTVGATFATDWIERTELSTWVHAVPATNVLPLIYFTTMDRYDDGSLEEARIGYIGRLNYSYSNKYYFEVSGRRDASWKFAPGKRVGYFPSVSAGWRVTEEDFAKKILGDDGILNDLKFRASYGVMGDDDIGIGPYDYLPGYNYGNVGTVVLSGNAIITARDKGIPVNQISWFKSRMFDIGADFSLLNNKVTGVLDYFYRKRTGLRGRKYDELVPSEIGYSLPEENVNSDAVTGYEAALNYQGNSGEVKYTLGVNFSFARPKSLNTYKPLWGNSLEHYRTSVEDRWSNIMWGYETAGQFQSQEEINNYPVNIDGKGNSTLLPGDLIYKDQNGDGRIDGYDERPIGYTPDRNPVINYGLSFTLGWKSLDFSADFSGGSLYTFTQNWEMRWPFQNNGALLKQFYEDRWHRADPFDVNSEWIPGKYPALRYNDGDHSNYNRLSTFWTTNVWYLRARTIELGYTLPKEWIQKVKIQRARFYVNCYNLFSIDNMKKVGVEPEIIDPNGLQYPQNRFVNLGVNLSL is encoded by the coding sequence ATGAAAAGCTGTTTTAATTATTCGGAAGCCGTAAGAGGCCTGCATCGACGCCTCTTTTTCATGCGGCAATCAACTGTTATCTTACTTGTTCTTTTATTGTCGTGTACCGGTCAATTCGTACACGCACAGTCCGTAGCGGTGAGCGGAAAGGTGACAGATGAAAAGGGTGAGCCGCTTATTGGTGTTAGTGTTCGATTAAAAGGCACCAGGACTGCGACGAGCACAAACACGAAAGGGGAATATTCACTCTCCTTGCCAAATGGCTCGGGAACTCTCACTTTTACTTATATCGGTTTTAACACTAAAGAAGTTGCTGTAAATAATCGAACGTCCGTTAACGTTACACTTGCGTCATCAGAATCTGCGCTTGAAGAAGTTGTCGTAGTGGGTTATGGTACTCAGAAAAAGGAATCGGTAACGGGTGCCATTGCCTCAGTCACAAGCAAGGACCTCGATCGGGTACACGGGGGTTCTACTGTTAGTTCGGGGCTTGCCGGAAAGTTGCCGGGCGTATCGTTCCGTATGGCAGATGGTCGTCCTGGTGCGAGCGCCAATATCCAGATCCGTAACCTCGGAAATCCGTTGTATGTGATTGACGGCATCCAGCAGGACGCAGGTCAGTTTAACAATATTTCTCCTACGGATATAGAGAGCATCAGTGTTTTGAAGGACGCTTCTGCCGCCATTTATGGGGTTAGGGCAGCGAACGGCGTCGTTGTGGTGACTACCAAGCGTGGGAAAACGGGAACGCGCAATACAGTGAACCTCGATGCCTACACAGGCTGGCAGAACTGGTCGAGGTTCCCGGAAACAGTGAACAGTTCGTACGACTATATGCTGGCTAAGGCTGACGCGGAAATGAACTCTCTCAGCCATTCTACCAACATTACACTCGCAGAGCTTGAGAAGTACCGCCAGGGCACTGAATACGGTTATCAAAGCTTCAACTGGAAGGATTTTATCGTAAAAGGAAATGCGCCGCTTACGTCTGTTAACCTGAATGCTACAGGAGGGTCTGACAAGATCAACTATTATTTATCGGCAACCCGTCTGGATCAGCAATCCGTTCTCGGGAGAGAATTTACCTTCGACAGGAGCAACATTCAGAGCAATGTCGACGCAAAAATTGCTGAATCACTCAAGGTTGGCGTTCAGATCAACGGAAGGATTGAAACCAGGGATAATCCGGGAGTACCCGGAGGGGATGATTACTGGCAGCCGCGTTTCGCAATCCTGCGGAATCTGCCTACCGAGCGACCTTTTGCAAATGATAATCCGGCTTACATAAATGATATCGGGCATAATGAAACGAACTGGGGTTACCTGAACAAGGAGCACGCTGGCTATTGGCGTGAAGAATGGAGAGTGCTTCAAACGAACTTTAATGTTGATTATCAGGTGCCCTGGGTGAAAGGGCTTACGGCGAGAGGGGTGTATTCCTATTACATCGCTGATAAGGTTATGAATGGTCACGAGTATACTTATGAAACCTACACCTATAATCCTGCAGATGATACCTACAGGGTGACGGGTGGCAGTACCAATCCATGGAGAGAACGGGGAACGGAAAAGAAGATCACGAACACCTATCAGGCTCAGTTAAATTATAACAACACCTTTGGGAAACACACTGTTGGTGCAACCTTCGCTACTGACTGGATTGAAAGGACCGAACTAAGCACCTGGGTGCACGCAGTGCCTGCTACAAACGTTCTCCCTCTCATTTATTTTACGACCATGGACCGCTATGACGACGGCTCACTGGAAGAGGCCCGTATAGGTTACATTGGCAGGCTGAACTACAGCTACTCCAATAAATACTATTTCGAGGTTTCGGGCAGGCGCGATGCCTCCTGGAAGTTCGCACCCGGCAAAAGGGTAGGCTATTTTCCCTCGGTTTCAGCGGGATGGAGGGTGACTGAAGAAGATTTCGCTAAAAAGATCCTGGGAGATGACGGCATTCTGAATGATTTGAAATTTCGTGCTTCTTACGGGGTGATGGGAGATGACGATATTGGAATAGGCCCTTATGATTATCTTCCGGGTTACAATTATGGAAATGTGGGAACAGTGGTACTTAGCGGAAATGCTATTATCACAGCGAGGGATAAAGGAATTCCCGTTAATCAGATTTCGTGGTTTAAAAGCAGAATGTTTGATATCGGGGCAGATTTTTCGCTCTTAAATAATAAGGTGACGGGTGTTCTGGATTATTTTTATCGCAAGCGGACAGGGCTTCGGGGACGGAAATATGATGAACTGGTGCCGTCGGAAATAGGGTATTCACTTCCGGAAGAGAATGTTAACAGCGACGCGGTGACGGGGTATGAAGCGGCCTTGAATTACCAGGGGAATTCTGGTGAGGTCAAATATACCCTTGGAGTTAACTTTTCGTTCGCGCGTCCAAAAAGTCTTAATACCTATAAGCCACTCTGGGGTAACTCACTGGAGCATTACCGGACTTCTGTTGAGGATCGGTGGAGTAACATCATGTGGGGATATGAAACGGCCGGGCAGTTCCAGTCGCAGGAGGAGATTAATAACTATCCCGTTAATATAGACGGAAAAGGCAACAGTACCTTGCTGCCGGGAGATCTGATTTATAAGGATCAGAACGGCGACGGAAGAATAGACGGATACGATGAGCGCCCCATAGGATATACTCCAGACAGGAACCCCGTTATAAACTATGGCCTGAGTTTTACTTTGGGATGGAAATCGCTCGACTTTAGTGCCGATTTTTCGGGTGGCTCACTTTATACGTTTACTCAGAACTGGGAAATGCGCTGGCCTTTCCAGAACAACGGGGCATTGCTGAAGCAATTTTATGAGGACAGGTGGCATCGGGCGGATCCTTTTGATGTAAACAGCGAGTGGATTCCCGGAAAGTATCCGGCGTTAAGGTACAACGACGGAGACCATAGTAATTATAACAGGCTATCAACCTTCTGGACGACAAACGTATGGTACCTGAGGGCCAGGACTATTGAGCTTGGCTATACGCTTCCAAAGGAATGGATCCAGAAAGTAAAAATACAAAGGGCCAGGTTTTATGTGAACTGTTATAATCTTTTCTCTATCGACAATATGAAAAAAGTGGGCGTTGAGCCAGAGATTATCGATCCTAACGGACTGCAATATCCGCAGAACAGATTTGTAAACCTGGGAGTAAACCTCTCTTTGTAA
- a CDS encoding transposase, which produces MKAKRALEKELLSLLLPDGLTELFDVDRIEKKEDQIHLYLSQKNTPPAGHEGSLLSKGFFDEITVRDFPLRGKACFLHLKRRKWVDKSTGTVIFHDWNQVAEGTRMTTELAAFLKGFDR; this is translated from the coding sequence TTGAAGGCAAAAAGAGCTTTGGAGAAAGAACTGTTATCCCTGTTATTGCCTGATGGTCTGACCGAGTTGTTCGATGTAGATCGGATCGAGAAAAAAGAAGACCAGATCCATTTGTACTTATCACAGAAGAATACACCGCCTGCAGGTCATGAAGGCAGTTTGTTATCCAAAGGCTTTTTCGATGAGATCACCGTGCGTGATTTCCCCCTTCGCGGCAAAGCCTGTTTTCTGCATTTGAAACGACGTAAATGGGTGGATAAGAGCACCGGTACAGTCATCTTCCACGATTGGAACCAGGTAGCTGAAGGCACTCGAATGACCACCGAGCTTGCCGCTTTTTTAAAAGGATTTGATCGATAG
- a CDS encoding transposase has translation MIDRYPLGIQTIAKLFGLEGKRLEEHYVRHLSDFMSWQAREHAPDWLLFPENVGPYLSIDETSLSQGELYTVVTNKQAKGRKGALVAIVKGVRSDQIIQILKKIPRRKRYMVEEVTLDLAATMERIVIRSFPRAKLVSDRFHVQQLATDAVQQLRIEHRWQAIDQENLEIELAKELHKEYVPDLLENGDTPKQLLARSRYLLFKDETAWTPSQRQRAEILFRIYPDLEKAYRMSRNLSHIFSSTKEKELGYTRLAQWYDQVEKAGIKAFSSLRRTIQNHYITILNYFDNRSTNASAESFNAKIKALRSQFRGVKNVDFFMYRLMKIYA, from the coding sequence TTGATCGATAGATATCCCTTGGGTATCCAAACCATTGCCAAACTTTTTGGACTGGAGGGCAAGCGACTGGAAGAACATTACGTGCGCCACCTGAGTGATTTTATGAGCTGGCAAGCACGGGAACATGCCCCTGACTGGCTCTTATTCCCTGAGAACGTTGGACCTTATCTAAGTATTGACGAGACCAGTCTGTCACAGGGAGAGCTCTATACCGTGGTGACTAACAAGCAGGCAAAAGGACGTAAAGGTGCCCTGGTAGCCATTGTCAAAGGTGTCAGGAGTGATCAGATCATTCAGATACTGAAGAAGATACCCCGCCGTAAGCGCTATATGGTTGAGGAGGTAACCCTGGACCTGGCTGCCACCATGGAACGTATTGTTATCCGCAGCTTTCCCCGGGCTAAACTGGTCTCCGATCGTTTTCATGTTCAGCAACTGGCTACCGATGCCGTTCAGCAGCTGCGTATTGAACATCGATGGCAGGCCATCGATCAGGAGAACCTGGAAATAGAACTGGCTAAAGAACTTCACAAAGAGTATGTTCCGGATTTGCTGGAGAATGGCGATACTCCAAAGCAGCTATTGGCACGGAGCCGGTACCTGTTATTCAAAGACGAAACTGCCTGGACACCCTCTCAGCGACAACGGGCTGAAATCCTTTTCCGTATTTACCCCGATCTGGAAAAGGCCTACAGGATGAGCCGTAACCTCTCTCATATCTTCTCATCTACCAAAGAGAAGGAGCTGGGGTATACCCGCCTGGCCCAATGGTACGATCAGGTGGAAAAGGCTGGCATCAAAGCCTTCTCATCGCTTAGAAGAACTATCCAAAATCATTACATTACTATCCTTAATTACTTTGACAACCGAAGCACAAATGCTTCTGCTGAGTCCTTCAACGCCAAAATCAAAGCACTTAGAAGTCAATTCAGGGGAGTGAAAAACGTCGACTTTTTTATGTATCGTCTGATGAAAATTTATGCTTAG